DNA from Musa acuminata AAA Group cultivar baxijiao chromosome BXJ1-5, Cavendish_Baxijiao_AAA, whole genome shotgun sequence:
tcatcatacatcacatgtataaataatcatcatcatgtaggactactagataataataaaaataataatcaactaaaccttttaattaattaatattttctgaaatcagggatatatagggaatttctaaattcctaagggtattttcgtaatttggacaaaagacagaaactggaatttctcaaattccgagggggcaaaactgtctttttgcccagaaaaccctaatgcccttctcccccttgctgctgcgccgccgccgccgccaccctgttggcggcggcctgtgcggcgagggcgagggcactgccctcgcctgcaggtggcacgcccgctggggtcgctgccgctgcaggtgggcgccgccgcctccgcgggcggttctgcccgcgagtcagcgcccgcaggtggtgctgtctcgctggcggcagcccctgcggggtttttgcccgtgggagcagcggccacaggcgccgctgccctgcggtgcctcagcccgcgctgctgccccgcggcgcctctgcccgcgggctccgtggccgcaggcgcttctaccgagcgggctgccagccccgccggccgcaagcctgctgcaagcagaccgccggccggctgctgcaggcacagcgcttgcgcatgcgccggcgctgtgctgcctggctgcggctgcggctagctgcaggcatgcagatcgagggcagcaactgttgctgcccttccttgcttttgcgtcaacgattttgacgtcaatattcttcctaaacacaacacacgcagttcaaaaccaatcattcgcacgaacaacctggctctgataccactgttgggaaatcataggggggcgacatcatatgcgcagcggaagaacaagaaaacaaaaatccccgattcccaaaaagatgttcgtcgtcgtgcgaagattggtgcgcaaaattcgcaaaaaacacaaaactgcgtatagagattgtgttacctagggagatcgtatatccctgtttccttgcagatccttaggagagggtgaaggaggtcaagcgtcctcctctctagcggtgatccacacagcagggttgcgacgacgctcctcaaaactccaggcctactctgaggggagagggagaggagaataggaagggcaagcaaagactctagcctatgaggctgtgaatccctcctatttatagagatcccgtgtcaaaaccctaatgggtcctttccctagtgggtattggatctgcatccaataagacaagggctccgtcggatatctcatatctgaacctctactcatcgcaatgcctaccatatgtgtgtgaccctctaggcccaatatcgagctggccgtgagtcatacctgtcagaactccttctaactcagtgaattattatctctgtaataattcactcgactcatcgactacggaagtactaggccactacgccgtagtccccagacgatacaggggaatccaatccattggacctgtctgtcctcagttaccatgtacctatagtccctcatccatctaatatcccagagaccgtatatcgagcatggtgctgtcagacccatacggtttctactcgagtctcgctctaatcggattctcccggagaactctttctctctcaacccgaatgaccctggccagggatttgtctgagcaagaacacatgggatattcctctcatgataccgagagtggatgatcctctatcgacactcaatagccctcgtaaggtcgactaccactcccaatgaccagctgtactagatctgggaacagtcaaacctataagtctggtatcaaagagtggagcactcatacaggacatccttggtgtctcaagtctaagaaccagatacaccactaggactacggaatcgttgtttgacaataaggcatcatcaaccatccagcattccgtaagcggatcaatcagtgaactcattctccaatgagcacctgtactgtatccctagtgtccctacacgagcagctatgagaccagctgcatccatcatatggacgggtatacagcacaccagtctatccggttatcacgatgtccctctcgagtaacctatgaccgggattatttaggatatgtgtttaaaggtgaatcgatctcattatcgtgatctcatcacgatccgattcccattgcacaaatccaaggacatcacaatatatatgcatttatgcaatagttataaagtgatatacgccaaaatataataagcaaaaagattctgtatcaagtcacacgtgccatcactcacgtgattggcttgctgggcacctatgactagcatctcccccatcaccctgatatactggaggaataactgggtcacaatctgctaatccttctacagaagtcttggctggtgccttcttcttcaaatcctcaaaggtttgatcctcaaagaagaccacatctctgctcctgaacaccttctgcttttctggatcccaaagcctgtaaccaaactgatcatgtgagtaaccaagaaaaatacattctttagacttaccatccagcttggacctctcattatctggaacatgtgcaaatgcacgacaaccaaacactttcaaatgcctgtaggaaacatctttccctgaccatacatgctctgcaacatcaccatctagggttgtacatggtgataagttgatcacatcaactgcagtcctcaaagcctcatcccaaaaccttttgggtagcttggcctgtgaaagcatacatctgatcttttccatgatggtgcggttcatcctctctgcaattgcattatgctgaggtgtaccaggaactgtcatctcatgttggattccatatgacctgcaatagtcattaaacaatcctatatactcaccaccattatctgatcttatgcatttcaatttcctttctgtctccctttcaaccctggcatgaaactctttaaagacattaataacctgatctttggtcttcaaagcataggcccaaactttcctagaaaaatcatctataaaagtgacaaaataaagtgcaccacttataccaagaacatcaacagatccaccaggagtttttgtcctcaaaggaccacatacatctgtataaacacggtctaagacatgcatttttctagacaaagcagcactagcaaatgaaactctatgttgtttaccagctaaacaatcaatacaagggttcagatgtatacctctgagatctggtaatacctctctcttggaaagagcttgcagccccttctcgctcatgtgtcacaatcgcctatgccacaactccatactgaagtctttctctgtagcatttaactgctcaccataagctttagcctgcaacctgtacaaagtatgacatttctttccattagctataacaagagaacccttactgagcttccattgccctctgtgaaatctgctttcatactcttcatcatctagtcttccaactgaaattaaatttagcctcaagtcaaccacatgcctcacatccttaagtaccaacttgcagccaaggttggtctttaaatggatatcacccatgccaatgatgtctgctgtgccatagttgcccatcttgacaacaccaaagtttccagacctgtatgtagcaaaaaactccctccgaggtgtagcatgataagaagcacctgtgtcaatcacccactcaagatcctgacacacacaagaaaaaatatcatcagaaggagacaaaatcaaataatcaccaccctgcactgtagctgtagtattatcctttgattctgtagactccacttcttttccctttttcttgttcttcttaggttgcttacattggttcttgtaatgtcctttctcaccacagttatagcaaacaatatcttttcttgatcttgacttgctcctacccatacgtgaactgcttctagactttgaccttcctctgttctctgagataagtgcctgtgaatcattctgagatgttgcagaactctttcttctcaactcctcattcaacaaactgcttgttacttgactcatagtgacaataccatctggcgcagaattactgagggaaaccaccagtgtctcccaactttctggtaatgaactgagaagtaacaatgcctgcaactcatcatcaagagacattttcatagaggataactggttaataatactctgcatttcattcaaatgctcagcaatagaagcaccctctctatattttaggttcacaagttttctgatcaaaaaagctttgttgccagctgtttttctctcatagagactttccaattttttccaaagagaatatgcagaaatttcagtagaaacatggtgaaagacactatcatcaagccactgtctaataaacccaattgtttttcgatctaacctcttccactcatcatctgtcatagttgtaggttttgcactatccccctgcaaaggtccatacaaatctttgcaatacaagagatctttcattcttggtttccatatcatccaattatttctatttaaactaatcatgcgagaaatattactggcctccatgtttaaatacaaaaattaaatcaccaaaaccccgctctgataccagttgatggggataaaaagaggaataacctttgtatatgaacaaatactagaaaaccaaaatacgcagcggaataaaatggaaacacaatcaaacagaacaccaagatatacgtggaaaaccccttcaatgtgaagggtaaaaaccacggggcaaactagagataatccactatgagaataatgaatatacaaatctcaatctcttgcctaaaaccctagcaacaaccacaagagaataactgggatacaaggatcacgtcactgcccacaatatctaaaacctccccaagtaatcacagcaagagtctactgtagatttgatctaacctgagatgagaacactgctagatgattgtgaacagtctctctgcgttgtccttgtcttcttccctttctttctcttccttttctgccttgatctcctttttctctttggaatcccgtggcctcaaagatctgtcttgttgctgcctttttatagctttaatctgcctctaaaacgcagccaccacacccccctaatcttaattagggttaggttaagagagggtgtgggctgtgggctgataaaacccacatgggctgaatatgggctatcagcccaacaccgAGTGCAAACACAAGACAAGTAAGAGTCTTCTTGGGTGCCATGGAAACTAGTAGATAGGGTCCTTTTATTTTAGCATAACCAAATCGACGAGGTCTTACAATGTCTCGTTCATAACATATGTTGTTACTACCACCATCACCTCGCCTATTGATGTGGCGTCTCCTCACGACGGGCATTAAATCGCACCATCCATTATTAGAAGTTCGACTTGCCCGAAGCCCATCCCGTGTCTCGTAATCCCATCATTCATCGTCCATCACTATCTCCCATGGCTTCTCCCCTCATCGTCATAATTATTTCGCTGAGCCTCGCACTCCCTTCTAAGGTCTGTCCATAGCGATTTCACTTCCTGCGCAAGGACGAAGTGATGTGCGTGCGTTGTCCGTTAGCTGTTGGGGTCGCAACCCCGAAGATGAGAAACAAGGTGGGGGGCTTCGTCAAGGCCTGTCACTGTGCTATCGACGGCTGTGGGCAGCCTTTGCCCCCCACCACCCGCCACGTGGACCTGGTCCCCACCCCAATATTTAGAAACGAAAGTTGAACAGTCTGAAATTACACAATTACCCTTCAAATCTCACCCTGCTTTGGCGCCATGTGATTCGAAGCTTTCGGGCCCTGTCTGAGCTTCCAGTAGCACAGCATGAGACCAAATTTATTTTGGTCGGATCATTATTCTATTAGTCTTGTTGATTTCATTGGGTATTTCGGGCACAACATAGCGATGTGATGGGGATGAAGAACTTTCTGATTAGGTTCCTCGACGAACCGACCAGAAAGTTGTTGCCAAGTACAATATGATGCGACGAACTCTCACAGCTGTCGGGCTTATTCGCGCTTCCGTTTCGGGAGACTATATAAACAGTGTGCACGACAACCATCTTCAATAACTCGGAAAGAATAGCATCTCGACCTTTTAGAGAACATCACAAATAAATACAAGACAGAGAAACACCAGCAATAAACTATGAGAGCAGGATCACACCGGAACGAAGGCGTACGGCTAAGAATAGAACGAGTCAGGAGTGTAATGACGGATCTACCCGTCACAATTATTTCGCTGAGCCTCGCACTCCCTTCTAAGGTCTGTCCATACTGATTTAATGACCAATCCAACGGTGGATAAGTCATCAGTCTAAGGGGCAAGAAGGTCATTTGGGGATAACAACTTCTTCCCTACACTGCTACTTAAACCTGACACGCTGATCTCGTTGCAGTCTTTTGCTGCAGCTTCCGTCCACTACACATACCCAGTCAGTCACCACCCTCCCGACCGGGGCGTATCCGTCATCTCGAAATTGCAATATTGTTTTGAAAAACTGTCTTGTTTCTCTCTTCCGTTTTAATTTTTCGTTCTATAAAATCCAaaatcctcctcctctctccAACTCTTTCCATTTCTATTCTTCTTCCATGGCGGTCGATTGTTCCTTGCTCAGGTCTTTCctagtcctcctcctcctcctccatcaccaTCTTGCGTTCGTCGTCTACGCCACAGCGGAAGATCAGCCGCCGCTTCCTCTTCTGCCGGATGGTGAGCGGGAGGCGGCGTACCTTGCCCTCGAGTCCATCAACCCTTCCATTCCTTGGCGCTCGCTGTACCCCGATGACCTATGCCTCTCCGGTCCCCACGGTATCGTCTGCGACCTCTTTCCCTCCTCGTCCTCTTCTTCCGCCAAAGCCGACGCCTCCCCTCACATCGTCGAACTCAACTTCGGCTACCTCTCCGACTTCTCTTCCAACCCAGCCTGCGGAGTAAACGCTACCATCCCCACTTCCCTCTCCTCCTTCCCATTCCTCCGCaggctcttcttctacaactgCTTTACCACCGCTAGAGCCTCCATTACCCGGGACTTCTGGAACCTCTCCCTTGCCGTCGAAGAGCTAGTATTCCACCATAACCCATCCCTAGCCGGCCGCCTCAGCGGCCGGGTCGGCGGCTTCATTCGCCTACGGCGCCTCATCGTGTCCGGCACGCGTATCTTCGGGATCATCCCTTCCGAGGTCGGGAACCTACAACAACTGGAGCAGCTCGTCCTGTCGCGGAACCGTCTCCGCGGTGAGATTCCCGGGTCCATCGGCCGACTGGGCCTTCTGAAGGTGCTCGACCTGTGGGGGAACCACATCGGAGGGGTACTACCGGCGGAGATCGGACGGATGACGACGCTTGTTAAGCTGGACCTCGGCTCTAACCGGATCAGCGGCGGGGTGCCGCCCGAGCTGGGGCAACTGCGGCGGGTGGAGCTCCTGGATCTGAGCGACAACCGGCTCACGGGCGGCGTCCCGGCGGCGCTGGCGGAGATGGCAAATCTGCGGGAGTTGCACCTAAGCAGGAACCCCCTCGGTGGCACGATCCCGGAAATATGGGAGAAGCTGGGCGGCATTTTGGGGATCGGAATGTCGCGGCTGGGCCTGGTGGGGAACATCCCGTCGTCGATGGGGCTACTCCTGGGAAACGTGCGATACCTCGCGATGGACAACAACAAACTGGAGGGGGAGGTGCCGGAGCAGTTCCGGAGGATGGAGGGGTCAGCGGTGGAGATCAACCTTGAGAACAACGGTCTCCGCGGCCGGCTCCCGTTCTCCGCCGCCTTCGTGGGCCGCCTCGGCAGCAAGCTTAAGCTGGGCGGGAACCGGGAGCTGTGCCTGGGGGAGGATCTCGCAAGCGGCAATGTGGGGCTGCGGCGCTGCAACAAGACGGCGGTTCCACACCCTGTGCTCTTCACCTCCGGCGTCTCCTCTTCCTACAAATCTTTTCTCTTTCTTACCgtgaatttctttttcttttcgtgTTAACTCGAGACTAGCTTTTCTTGTTTACTATTGAACGTGCTTTATTTTAAGAGGAAATATGTCCATAGAATGGAAATGAGGAATTCTAAGAACGTATTGTAGTGCCAAAATAGTGAACAttagttgctttttttttttcttttaattctttcACGTTATttcattttgcttctcttttgaaaaaATTGTTATGAAATTAGGAGACAAAACAACAAATTTTGGTAAGAAAATATGACATATATTTGTCTTTACTCCGAAGCAACAAGATGACAACCACAAGGGTGCAAGATGTTTAGTATGTGGCATGTTATGTGTTCTTTCTAGCTATACCTAACAAACAGGAATATCTAATTTGGTTTTGAGACCATACAATTGGCTTCTCTCTATAAGTTACTTGAGTATAAGGCCTGTACTTGGATGGTTATGAGATCAATTTATTTGTTttgataattatctttttattaagTTATTCATTGATATCTCTCCGTAAAAGCACAATTTGTCATTATCATCAATTGGATGCAcaatatcctttttctttttttatttctgtaATCATAGGAGTAGATAGCATTTGTTTCAAAATTTCAGAATTATCCTAAatgtatttttaaatataaaacacAGTTATGGTACCAAATCTTCCCTATATTAAGAAAAGCTGTTTCATCATCTAAGTTCTCTCCACAACCCAAAATAGTGCTGATTTCATTATTGACTCACTCGAATCATTAATTGTGGCTACATGTATCAGATACATCATCAACAGACAGAAATAggtagctgctgcagctattaaCAGTGCTAGGAGGGACTTGTAGCCCCTTAATAATTAATGTTCAAGTGTTATCTGACGCTTCAATTTCCTACTAATCAAAAATTCTGAACACTGGGCCTTGACTAACTTTTAACTAGTTTGTTTTAATATGATCACTGTGGATTTAGGCATGAGGTAGtttgttttaacttttaacttTTAACTAACTTTTAACTAGTTTGTTTTAATATGAGAAACCACTACCTCATCATGTTGCCCATAGAATGGAAATGAGGAATTCTAAGAATTTAGGCATGAGGTAGTGGTTTCTCCTTTCGTGCCTAAATTCCGCCTCTTATTAAGTATCTTGTTatgcactttttttttatttagaatgCTTATACCGATTGGAAATTTAAGCTCCACTGCTAGTTAGTATGTATGACATGCACCATGAAAATTGTGAGGGACAAGGAGAAAAGAAAAATGAGAGTTACTTTCGTTGAAGGTTTATTTTACTGCTTTGGGTTGAATACTACTCATCTAATAACAATGTCCTTGGGTTAaattttctttcgattattttCTTGTTTCTAGAGAGAATATTTCCAATTGTTTCAGGTCATGCAGCATTTAGATTTATCTACCATTTGAATGATTAATAATCTATAGTTTGATGGGCTTTAAGCTATGTGTTCGAAAAGGGTGCCAAAGTAAGATCTCCAAAGATGATGGCACTTATACCAAACTGCTGCATTCGATAGATATCAACAAACACAACAAAACTGACCTATTTGGGATTTCCTATTTAATTTAGACTTAATCAAAGAAATTTTGGTAACTTAAGACTTGGGTCGAACACTTCTCTTGATCGAACTGGAAATGAGTTCGATCAAAGGTGAGAGTTGGAGGCTTGATGATTTCCTAATTAGATTAGAAGTAGGGATTAATTAAATATACAAAATACTTCCATATTAGGATTTTGAGGAGAGAGAGGATATTTCcctataaatatattatgaccACCCTTCTCCTCTCTACTCAGCAAGGTCGGTAAcataaaaaaaggaagagatacCCGATGACGAACCGAATTGTCTGTTAGGAGATTGTTAGAGTTCCGATATTTAGATTTATGTTTTATTGATTGGTGTTCGATTTTGTATTATCTTTTGATTTATGATCgataaaaaattaatatgctCAAATAAATCAACCACATGGGAGacattccttttttattttctataattatTTTACTGTGTTTTATGTCGACATGAAAAATGTTATGCTCAATATGTTCTATGTAAAAGATGGCagaaattttcatgatgaaatcCAAGCCCTATtgccatacaaaaaaaaaagggggggggaacCGATGTCGAAACACcgaattgaaattttattttttattttccaaaATGCTACATTTTTGGGAGGTGAATGATCAACCTTGGATTCTCATGGGCCGATTTggataaagaagaaagaaagaaacactaaGGAGAAAGAGGCAACAAACTTCGGGATGGGATCATTGAGGGTGTTTGAAAGATCTAATCTCGTTGCATTCTACAGTTGTGGGTGAGCGATGGAGGACGGAAGGAATTTTCTTGTGCGCAAAAGTAAGAAACAATAGAACGTGATTTTGGTAGTAGATTTGGTTTGACCTCTCCAAGCAAAATATGAAAAAGGGCATCTAAATCTCATGGCCAACCATAAATAGTATAAATATAGTATAATCTAATCTCCTGTTTTGGTTATAAACAGTGTTATATACTAACGCTATTTTGGAGATTTGCTATCGAGACTTGATCGAGATTACTTTGGAATTTCCTCATTCAGGGAGGGTATTTTGGTATTTTGAAACTTAGATGGGGGCATCTAATCGGATTCGTAATAAGACTCGACTTAGGGTCAGAGTTAAGTTTTGGATGATTCtgtaattattaattaaaataaataaaatattttgaatcaCTTAAATTTGGGATTTCTAATTAGTTTAGGATGGGATTTTATTACTAGCCTATGATCCATGTTGCATTATGTTCAATTAATAATCTAAAATTATTATAGATCTAAAATAAAACGAtcgatattttttatatcattatcAAATCAAATACCTCCTACATTATGAAGCCTTCCTAGATTTACACATGAAAAATTAGCACTCCTCTATTTCCTATTTTACACAAGACTACTATGACTAACGATATTAGAGATCAATTATTACAACTAAAGATATTTTATGTAAGAGCACCATGGTCTCTCCTACAAAGGTAATCCGTCAATATTAGAAATCTCATTTTCTTAATCATTAATATTAATAAGAATTTAATTAAGCCTCTAAT
Protein-coding regions in this window:
- the LOC135673913 gene encoding piriformospora indica-insensitive protein 2-like; translation: MAVDCSLLRSFLVLLLLLHHHLAFVVYATAEDQPPLPLLPDGEREAAYLALESINPSIPWRSLYPDDLCLSGPHGIVCDLFPSSSSSSAKADASPHIVELNFGYLSDFSSNPACGVNATIPTSLSSFPFLRRLFFYNCFTTARASITRDFWNLSLAVEELVFHHNPSLAGRLSGRVGGFIRLRRLIVSGTRIFGIIPSEVGNLQQLEQLVLSRNRLRGEIPGSIGRLGLLKVLDLWGNHIGGVLPAEIGRMTTLVKLDLGSNRISGGVPPELGQLRRVELLDLSDNRLTGGVPAALAEMANLRELHLSRNPLGGTIPEIWEKLGGILGIGMSRLGLVGNIPSSMGLLLGNVRYLAMDNNKLEGEVPEQFRRMEGSAVEINLENNGLRGRLPFSAAFVGRLGSKLKLGGNRELCLGEDLASGNVGLRRCNKTAVPHPVLFTSGVSSSYKSFLFLTVNFFFFSC